In Apodemus sylvaticus chromosome 7, mApoSyl1.1, whole genome shotgun sequence, the sequence TCTTCCAAGCACTGATTGATGGCTTCAGGGAAGGCTTGTGAGTATcacttctttctgtcttctctcagaATCTAGGAACTGGAGGACTTCACTACCTCCTTGTTAATGACTTCTATTGCATGTTTGTTCTACAGGTGAAATCTTAGGAATGTGTTAACATGCCACCTTGCTTTGGCCTTGAGGTTGAAGCAGCCTTGCTCGTTCAAGGGGGGTTCTCTAAGTATGAGATtggctttctttgttgttttagttATTACCACAAATAATCTTTACCTCTTTTTCCAAATAACATAGTTTTAAAGCCAAATTAGAATTAAAAACTATGCAAGGATCAGGACATTCTTCAGCTGCTTATTAAGTAGTCAATATGAGAGTAATTAGATGTTCCAATGACAGCAGACCTTGGTAGCCTTTAACCTAGTTTTAGTCTGGTTCAGCAGTTCTTCTTCAGGCCTTGGGCTTTTGTGATGTATGCTAATATTTATGGCTAAGTTCTCGCTTCTGAATTATTATTCCTGTAGGAATTCAAATTCATTTTCAGTCAATAAACACTGAAGATATTGCTATGGGTATCAGAAAGTGAACTGTGTTCTAAAGTGACTAGGAACATTGGTTTTCTGCTATGTATCATCTGCATGGGCAGGAAGACCTGCTGCTCCTAATACTGGAGCAGTCTGCTGCTAGAAACTACTTGTAGATGTCCCAGTGGCTTCATTTGCTTCCCATTACAGCGCTTGTAATTGGCGTAGCATGGAGTTGTTAGTCAAAAGCAAATGAAGGCCAGGGAGTGGCAGCATGCACCTGTAGTCCCAGCGCCCCAAGAACTGTgattttgagtttgaagccaacatAGGCTATATAATGAGGCCCTCCCTTAGTAATTGAAACAATATTTATGACTCGTGGCCATCCGTTGAAAATACAGGCTGACAAACTGACCCATCTGCTAGTTGTTTTGAAATAACCTGCACTCCAAGGTGATAGTTACTTGGAAGTTttgtttaagatagggtctcacgaTGTAGCACTGACTGGCCTAAAACTCATGTGAACCTgactggcctccagctcagactTGCTTTTCTCtggttcccaagtgctgggattaaaggtctgtgatATTCTTGTTgctatttatgtatatgttttgcctgtatgcgtGCTGAAATAGgcaccacttgtgtgcctgtTACTTGAGGAGATCAGATTTGGGTGCTGGTAATCAAATTTGGATCCTCTTAGCTGtagtggcacagacctttaatcccagcactcatggagCTAAGGTCTCTtgagcttgagaccagcctgatctacacagtaagttccaggacagtcagggctacttagtgagaccctgtcttaaaaacaaaaacaaacaacaacaaaaaaaaacactcaagtcctctggaataagcagccagtgctcttaaccaacgaGCTATCCCTTCAGAcccttgttctttgtttttaaagtgtgGCAGTTCTCACTGTCTGTTTTAGCTTGCACTGATAAATCAGCCTTGCTGAAACCCCAAGGATGACTtacatttgtctttttaaagCTATTTGTTTCCTGATGGACGAAATCAAAATCCTGACCTGACAGGTTTATGTGAACCAACTCCTCAAGATCATATCAAAGTAACCCAGGTGCGTTTTGTTTTATAACTATGTATTGCTGGAGCCAAACTTTTGGATTTAATCAATGAACTCTAATATATAGTCTAAGTAATTGCAGCAGCTAGATCTTAAACCATTGACTAGTAaatgagtgtgagtatgtgtgtggggggtattgtgttgcatgtgcatgtggagacctAGAGTCACCATCTGTTACCCCCTCTTCATCAAACTCTTTTGAAATGGTTCTTTTACTGAACCCAGAGCTGACTGATTGGCTTGGGTTGCTGGCCATCAAGCCTCTGGAATCCCTTTGTCTTTGTCCCCTAGTAATAGTATTACAGATGTCTATCACCACAGCTGGCTTTTAGgtgggtactggggatctgaactcaggtccttgtgtttaTACAACAAGCGATTTTTCTCCTGTCCTTGCCATGTCTTAAGCACCTATTGTGGCATTTTAATTTGAGTAAATTGACAGTTTTGAGAAAATTGACAGTTTTTGGTTTTCCTGTTGCTAGCATTCTGTCGCTCATTCAAcacattctttctcattttttctttcaccAAAGGAACAATATGAATTATACTGTGAAATGGGCTCCACATTTCAACTATGTAAGATATGTGCTGAGAATGATAAAGATGTGAAGATTGAGCCCTGTGGACACCTCATGTGCACATCCTGCCTCACGTCATGGCAGGTATGGACGGTCCAAACGCTTCATTTTTCCATGTGATCATTCTGACACGATAAATAGAAAGGATTATGTGAGTTTAGTCTTTAAATCCCCCTCTCTTCTTGCTTGCCTTCTCCCATTTTGGATTTTCAAGGTAGTGCCTCATTTAACCACTGCTGGCCTCCAGATCAAGGATTTGACCTCAaattcttgttccttctgctttgATCTCCCAAATGATGATTACAAGGGTGGGACTCAGTGCCtgactttccttcttttctcgatttttttcccttaaagatttattactttatttatttaatattagtaCTCTATGTAAGAGTCTtaagagggcattgaatctcactacagatagttgtgagttaccatgtggttgctgggatttgaactcaggacctttggaagaacagtcagtgctcttaaccgctgagccatctccccagcccccttttcTAGCTATTTTTCTGGACTCCAAGACATGCTAAGTATGCACATTACCTCTGATCTATATCCTTATTGGCTATACTTTAACCTCTGGGAACTGTATCTTCTAGTAAATAAGTATCTGTCACTGTCATCTGCTTCTTCTGCAGGAATCAGAAGGTCAGGGCTGTCCTTTTTGCCGATGTGAAATCAAAGGTACCGAGCCCATCGTGGTGGATCCGTTTGACCCCAGAGGCAGTGGCAGCCTATTAAGGCAAGGAGTAGAAGGTGCTCCCTCTCCAAAttacgatgatgatgatgatgagcgAGCTGATGATTCTCTCTTCATGATGAAGGAGTTGGCAGGTGCCAAGGTAAGGGGACATTACCTTGGTAAGGGGACTCTAACACAGCTTGGTGTTAAAGTGATGTCTTGTTCAgcatttttattactgttataATACATTGATGGAAAGCACagtgaggaggaaaggatttttaCAGGTTGTGGTTCATCATTGAGGGGAGTCAGGGCATGCACTCATGGCAGTACCTAGAGACAAGAACATATAGATACACAGGTCATAGAAGAGTCTTGTCTTTACTCTCTTGAATGCTGAGAtgaaagatgtgtaccaccattccTGGCCTCAATCTCCTTTTTTATAGGACCACCTGCTGGAGGATCACATTCACCCACTCACAAGGGGCTGGGAACTTTCAAATCAGCCATCCAAACAACCAATCAGATCATCCAGCCAATTAATAAGATGCTTTTCAGGCTTGCTAATAGGCCAGTTTTATGAAAGCATTTCCCCGTcgaggttcccttctctcagatgactctttgtgtcaagctgacacaaaactagccagcctAAGTGATGTCCTAGCATGTCTAAGACCCTAGATGTGATCCTTACCCTAAGTGATGTCCTAGCATGTCTAAGACCCTAGATGTGATCCTTACCCTAAGTGATGTCCTAGCATGTCTAAGACCCTAGATGTGATCCTTACCCTAAGTGATGTCCTAGCATGTCTAAGACCCTAGATGTGATCCTACCCTTGctaatttattcattaatttttggCCAGCTGAATTTGTGACTGGACATATGCTTACTTGCTGTTATTTCTGAGGGTAGAAACTTAGAGGACTTGTATGGAATACAACTTTAAAGTTTTTTAATAAAGACTTACAGGCGTGCATTATCCAGAAGCTTAGGTCACTGTAGAGTGTTGGGTGGGACCAGGAATCTCAGGTAAGACTCTCAGGGAGGGACCTAATAgcttgttttttattcttttttcattttttaagattttatgtatgagtattttacctGTAAGTATGTCTGTGCAACATGTGTACACCTGGTCCACATGGTCATCAAAAGAGGACATTAAattctctagaactggagttgtggaTAGTTGttagttgccatgtgggtgctggaaattgaatctgggtcttctgcaagaacaagtgctcttcatTACTGAGCCAAATCTCTAGTCCTAATAGCTTTCGTCAGGAAGACAATGTAGATGCAGGTGAAACACTGTTTAGCACGGGGAGACAGTGGATGCTGTTTCATATGGTTGGGCATATGTTTCTTAAATATTACATATCTttggtaaaaagaaagaaatgaaggcttgttggcacatgcctttaatcctagcactccagaggtagaggcaggtggatctctgagttccagtccagcctgctctacagagtgagttccaggacagccaaggctacccagagaaactctgaaTTTTGTAGAACTTACAGAAGTCTTTGTTTCTGTATTGCCACTTGGTTATctgcggtggtttgaatgagaatgcccacCTTGAGCTGGTGCATTTGAATACTTGCTCCCCAGCTggtggaaggattaggaggtggggccttgttaAAGGAACTGTGTCTCTGGGAGTAGGCTTTGAGTTTCATACACTAGTATCATTCTCAGttacctctctctgccttctggatgtgagctctcagtaactgcttcagcaccatgcctgctgccGTGTTCCCTGCTGTGATGGCCATGGACTCAAACCCTCTGGAACAGTGATCCCcacattaaatgctttctttatgagTTAGCTTGGTGTTGGGATTTGTCACCCCACAGTTCATTAGTCTTTCTTAAGGAATATATCGTTTTCAGACTTAAGCACATTGGTATACTGTGTAGGTCTGTCTGGGTTGAATTTGTAGCAGAACTGTGGGGTAAATGCTGTGGCATTTACACTTTATGAGAGCTGTGGTGATAAAGGGTGTGGTGGTATGtactaaggaggctgaggcaggacaatgcctcctacacacagacacatacatagaaattcaggccagctgggcagtggtggctcatacctttaatccagcacttgggaggcagaggcaggtgatttctgagttcaaggccagcctggtctacagagtgagttccaggacagccagggctacacagagaaaccctgtctcgaaaaaccaataaacaaacaaacaaacaaacaaataaattcaggccagcctaggctacactgaaaggcttttaaaaaaaataaaataaaacctttgttAGTACTGAGGAAAATAATTAAGGGAAGGTACGCATAAGAATACCACAAAGATAGtagttttaatttcatttcttacTGAATGACAGATAAGtagtgtttctttattttattctttgtaactTTCAGTTTATTTTGAATTAAGTTTTAGAAGTTATTAAAATCACACCATAGAGGTGTATGAAAGCTAGGGGTCACCGGTTCTTCACACCCTGGCAGCTGtcatttgttttgtgtatgtgtttttctgaGTTGCACCTTGAATTGAGCCCGGGTGAGGCACTGGGCCCCATCATTGATTtgatattttgggtttttttttttttaaatatatttcggTTGAATAAAGTGATGGCTTGTTTTCTTCACAACCTAACTTTTTCTTGAAATAATTATTTCTCTAGTTTTCCAGAGAAATAATGTCAAGTTGGCATCTGTCCCTACCAAGTAAGCTGTGGTCTAAAGCATCTTCTCCAGAAGCTGCGCTAAAAGAGCACTGCTGTAAACACACTGTATTGTAGTAGATAACACGTTAGGTGCAGTGTTGTGACGTGAGGGGTCACCCGTGCTCTCTCTGCATCTGGACTGTCATTCTCTAAATGTCTGCCTTCCTGTCATCCTGaagctttccctttcctttcctgggATATGATTGGGTCTCCTAGTTCAAAGACTCATTTCTTAtatcccagattttcttttttccctttttgaggAAAATATGTCCTTAAAATACCTTTCCAGGAGCctggtaagatggctcaatggttaagagcatatgCTTCTTGTTTggaagacccaagtttgattaCCAGCATTGATGTCAGGCAcgtcataaccacctgtaactccagttcctcaGGGGCCCAGCTCCTCTGACCCCTTTATGGTCACCTGCACAAGCATACAGATGcctacacatagatacatatacatattaaaaacGGTAAagctaaatcttaaaaaaaaaaaacctctataaAAGGGTGAAATGGTAATCTTTTTTGGGCCTTTGATATCATAACATTTTTATCAGAACTTTGGTGAGCTGGATAAATTTATGCCAGCTTGACACAAACTTAGTCAACTGAGAGAAGGAAACCTTGATTGAGAAAATTTGCCTCAATAGATCAGGCTCTGGGccagcctgtaggacattttcttaattggtgatggaagtgagggcccagcccatcgtGAGTGGCACCGTCCTTAGGCTGCTGGTACCGAGTGTTACAAAAGAGCAGGTTGGACAAGCCAtggggagtaagccagtaagcagctgtCCTCCACAGCCTCTACCTCATCCACTCCTACCTCCagcttcctgtcctgtttgagtgcCTGTCCTAACGTCCTTCAGTGATAAACAGTGATGTGAAAGTACAAGTTGAATAAACACTTTTCTTGCCCAAGTTTGGTTTTCCTGGTGTTTCTTCTTAGTAATAGTAACCTTAACTAGGACAAGTGGCTAGTTGTAGGATTCTAGTTACACGTGATTTAAGGACTCTtggtgctcttccaaaggacctgagttcagtgcctGGTGTCCTTGAGAAGTGACTTGCAACCACTTACACTGTAACTCTAGCTCAAAAGGATCTGGTGCCCTACTCTGTCCTCTGTGGCCACCTGCACTCGGTTGGTTGACATTCATTCGTTcactcagacagacacacacagacacacacacacacacacacacacacacaaaatgaaaaaaaaaaaaaaaaagaaataactttttttCAGCTTACCCCTAAGTCCCAGAGCTCCATGGACTTGTGGGTCCGAGCTTTGCTCTTTCATTTCCTTGCTCTTATGCTGTGGGTCATGGCGcttacttttcttgtttcttatCCAGTTTTCATGTTTGCCCTACCCTTGGTTTCTTAGAAAAGTGAAGGTGTCACAGTGCCCAGCTCAAGAAGCTTATTATCAAAGTCAGCTTTCAAATTGATAAATAGAATAAGAGAGAAGCTGCAGATGTGAAGGTCTTTAGAGGAAAGCAAGTGCTGGACTAGACACTGGTGGCtacagataatatatatatatcttttgtcCTTCAGTTTTATTTAcctattattatttgtgtgtttgcgcatgattgtgggggtggggtggggagatgcCATGGCATTGCagtggtcagaggacagtctgtggagtcagttctctccttccaccgatACATGCCTTCCAGGGCTCCAGCTCAGGTCGCCAGACTTGCAGAGCAAGCATGTTTACCTAGCTTCaatcttgacagtgtccttttttcCTCCAAAGATGAAGAGATATATTatagtaattttaaaagttgtaagGTGGGCTCTCTGTGGTAGAACTGCCCTTCTAAATGAATCTGCCAATAGTCTGCCTCTGTGATTGACAATGCCTGCTTATGGTGATTACAGACATAGTCCAGGGTTATGACTCTATATCTGAGATTTTAGAGATCATAGGACCCAGAACCTGTGATCACATAGTATCTGCTGTCTGTGCCTTTAGGATTGAAAGATGCTCTTCCCTAAACAACAGTAACCCACTAACATCTCATCGGTTCTAGGTGGAAAGGCCTTCCTCTCCATTCTCCATGGCCCCACAAGCTTCCCTTCCTCCAGTGCCACCAAGACTTGACCTTCTTCAGCAGCGAGCACCTGTTCCTGCCAGCACTTCAGTTCTGGGGACTGCTTCCAAGGCAAAGCATTAACCATTTCTGCACTTTGCTGAGCCTCTGTTGTGTATTAGAGGTTTTGATTGACTTGTTTCCATCTTGTTTCCATAGGCTGCTTCTGGCTCCCTTCATAAAGACAAACCATTGCCAATACCTCCCACACTTCGAGATCTTCCGCCACCACCTCCTCCAGACCGGCCTTACTCTGTTGGAGCAGAAGCAAGGCCTCAGAGACGCCCTCTGCCTTGTACACCAGGCGATTGTCCATCTAGAGACAAACTGCCCCCTGTCCCCTCTAGCCGCCCAGGGGACTCATGGTTGTCTCGGCCAATCCCTAAAGTGCCAGTAGCTACTCCAAACCCTGGTGATCCCTGGAATGGGAGAGAATTGACCAATCGACACTCGCTCCCATTCTCATTGCCCTCGCAAATGGAACCCAGAGCAGATGTCCCTAGGCTTGGAAGCACATTTAGTCTGGATACCTCCATGGTGAGTCCTAAATTTTTAACCATTTAGCCTAGTAGTATTTGTGGGTGGTATTTAATTGTCAAAAGTGTTTTgttaggctgggcatggtggtacacacccttcttcccagcacttgggaggcagaggcaattggatctctgaattcaaggcagcctggtctacagagtgagttctagggcaaccagggctgcagagaaaaccccctccctcccctaaTGCCAGTGATCAAGTGGGAGTGTTTTAGCAGAAGGGAATAGTTAGGTTGAGTGGATCCTTTAGAGAGCATGAAATGATTCACTAAGGCTTGGAAGCAGGCATTAGGTGAAAAAGACACGCGCGCTCTCGTAAACTGATGGATTTTGGGTTTAGGTATAGATTTATTTATGCTAGAAGTGATATTTCTTTGGACAACTTACTTATCTCATCGTTTTTAGCATTGGAATGAAGAAGGTATTTCCTAGCTTTTCCTTTCTGGCTCTCCCACCTGATATTTTTTCAGAATCAGAATCCATAAGCAACAATTCTGTCAGAGGTGCTAACCCTTGTATTTGTGAGGTCCATGTTTATGttaatattatgatttttttttcagcaagtTTAGTAAGAGGAGATACTCAGCTGTAGGTGAGAAAGAGAGATTTTTTTCAGGCCTTTTCTTACTTTGCAGAATATGAATAGCAGTCCAGCAGCAGGTCCAGAGAGTGAACACCCCAAAATGAAGCCTTCCTCGTCTGCCAGCGCCATTTACTCCCTGGCTGCCAGGTAAGCACACCTCATCTGTAatgcattcttttttgttttgttttgtttttcactagACACAATCTTCCTAGGCAGACTatgatggcctcaaactcacaccaGGTTTATAGAATGGTAAACCTGGTGTGGTTGGTGCATACCTGTATCCAACATACACTAGAGGGGCTAAGGCAATAAAATTGCTACAAATTTACAAGCTACCAAAACTTCTCAAAACAAGTAAGGGGGCTAGACAGTGGCTTGCTTGTTTTGATATTTGTTGTTCCAGAGAAGTTGTGTTAGGTTCTCAGCACCCAAAGGGGtgcacagtcatctgtaacttcagctccggGGGAGCTAATGCCTCgggcctccttgggcacctgcaGTCATGTACGTATACCCACTTGCACACGCTCATGTGTTTCATGTTTTGTTATAACTGAAGTTAATAAAAATCTCTAAACAAAAGCCACCTTACAAGTCTCCTACTTTGGCTTTCTGGGtgctgtgatttttgtgttttgtcataattttcttttcattcttttttctttatacatgtatgtagatCAACCTTGCTGAgtcttatcatttttattaatctttCTAAAGAAtcagtttgtttttcttatatttctatggCAAATGcccttaatcttagcacttgaaagatagaaagagctagatctctaagtttgaggccatcctagtctacatagtgagttccaggacagccaagactacatagtgagaccctgtctcagaaaacaaacactaGCCAGACCTAATGagctaattccaggacagccgaggCTATATAGGGttgccctgtctcagaaaaaccaaccaaccaaacaaacaaaacaaaaatgtgtacTGTTTCATAATCAGGAAAACATTATGTAACTACAGAGGCAAGTAAACGCAAGGACCTCTGTTGATTATTTAGAATATGAAGAAAAggtgaaagaggaaagaaaggcagacacTCAGGTTTATTCCAGACCTTGAGGCAGGGTCATTTCTTATGCAGTCAGTATTTTGTCTTAGTCTCCTTTTATAAGGTGGATTAACAGGGTTTggttttgggggatttttttgtttttgatttttgttttttttttgttttttttgtttttttgttttttttgttttttgttttttgttttttgtgggtttttttggttttttggtttttttttttttttgttttttttttttggtttttttgagacagggtttctctgtggagtcctggctgtcctggagctcactctgtagaccaggctggcctcgaacgcagaaaaccacctacctctgcctcccaagtgctgggattacaggcgtgcacctccACGCCCAgctccagggtttttttttttttttattttaattttatgtggatAGGTGTTCTACCTGAATATATGCCTGTGGGCCATATACAGGCGGTGCCTGTGGAGATAAACCAGAAGAGGTAATCAAATCaccttggaaatggagttacagatggttgtgagctgctgagttggtgctggggattaaaccccagtcctctggaacagcagctagtgctcttaaccttaaccactgagccatctctgcagccctgcaGGAAGTAGAATGAGAATTATGTAGTATGTGCTGCCACAGCAAGATCTCTGAAGTAGGCCTAAGCATGTGGTCAGTCTAGCATGTACAAGGTCCTGTTTTGATCTCTGCACTGCCCCGCACCCAGCCAAATAAAATGCATCAAGAGTCAGAAGTCTAGGATCTATTCTAGGATGCTAGCAACCAGattactttttatcttttttttagaGTTTTCTGGTAGGAAATATTGAAGAGAAAAGGCAttatactttttctttaaaaagatttatttatttaatgtatatgagtatactgtagctgtctttagagtcatcagaagagtgtatcagatcccattacagatgcttgtaagccaccatgtggttgctgagaattaaactccattgaactcaggacctctgaaagaacagtcagtgttcttaacaactgagacatctctccagcccccagttatTCTCTTGACAAAATATATACTTTACTACCATTTCATATTGAGATTTGCTATACATTTCTGTTAGAAAGCCACCTACTGCTccatgtgttgtgtatgtgtgtgcacatgcgcatgccTTGTAAAAGAAAACTTGTAAAAGGAGCATTATATCAGAGggctgtgtggctcagtggttaagagggccaactgttcttccagaggtcctgagttcaattcccagcacccacatggtggctcacaaacatctgtaatgggatctgatgccctcttccggtgtgtctgaagccagctacagtgtactcatatacataaaataaataaataaatctttttttaaaaaaaggagcaTTATAACAaagcttactttttattttattttattttattttattttattttattttattttattttattttattttgtttatttttttcgagacagggtttctctgtgtagccctggctgtcctggaactcactctgtagaccagtctggcatcgaactcagaaatccgcctgcctctgcctcccaagtgctgggattacaggcgtgcaccaccaccgcctggctaccaAAGCTTACTTTTTGAGTTATGCTTCCCATTCCAGTTTTAACATTTGGATGAGCTGAAAGGAGAATTCATAGTTGGTGCTTGTTTTCCTAAATACTTGCCTGGGTCTGTGGACGTGGTAGTACCCTAGGtgctatttattttgttttgtcaaattGAGCTGTTTCAGTTCTAAATCTCCTTCATACTTGAAAGTTTTCCAGcttaattcttttcttcttcttttttaaaaaactcttccAGGCCTCTTCCTGTGCCAAAACTGCCACCTGGGGAGCAAGGGGAAGGTGAAGAGGACACGGAATATATGACCCCCACATCTAGGCCTGTAGGAGTTCAGAAGCCAGAGCCCAAGCGGCCTTTAGAGGCAACCCAGAGTTCACGGTATGCTCACAATACCCCATTTGGAGCCAAGTGTCTTTGCTGTCTTTCACCTGCTCGCTTACTGACCGCATGCACCGTCACCTTGTCAGaaggaaagcagaaagagaaatctAGACCCCAGTGCATAGGGTCTAATGTAGATAAGCAGTTGTATTGTTTCCACAGTGGCCTCCATGGTActgatataaagaaaatgtgttactttGAAAGAATTAGGGTCTAAGACAGTTAGAAACAGGTGAGTCTTCTTAAATTCGCAAATAACAGAATTTTGTTTGTGAAGACCATTGTACCTTTTTGTGATTCAGAGCATGTGACTGTGACCAGCAGATTGACAGCTGCACGTATGAAGCAATGTATAACATTCAGTCCCAAGCACTGTCTGTAGTGGAAAACAGCGCCTCTGGTGAGTAGCCTGTCTTCTACTTAAAACTTGATATGCCTTATGTAGCACCTGTCTGTAAAATGTCAGTACTTGGGAGTCTGAGTCAAAAgaattgcaagtttgaggccaccttGGCCTGCATAGCTAACACCCTGTCTGGAAAGAGGAGGAGACCATAGGGTTGCACTGTAACATTTGGTTGAGATAGCTTAAACCAAGGAGAAAATTATTCTCAGTACTCTTTGTTAAAAGGTCTTTGATTCGTGGACAAGATGGACCCCtgtttgtcttttatttccttttcagacACTAGTTCCTGTTTTTTCCTCCTCCCAGGGCCTGGAGATATCTGTTATGGCTGTTACGTGGAGATATCTGTTACATCTCAGTACTAGCAACTCTCTTGTAATCCCATTACATTGATgaaattcttgtgtgtgtgttgggggggggggtgctggtaCTCAGTTCCCATGTTAAGCAGCTTACCAAGGGGAAAATTCAAGAAGCCTTCACACACAGCCTTCTGAGGTGAGATGCACAGAGGAGGCTCTAAAATAGCACTCAAGTCTCTTGCATCAGTAGTTATTAACATAGCAAAA encodes:
- the Cbl gene encoding E3 ubiquitin-protein ligase CBL isoform X3 gives rise to the protein METLGENEYFRVFMENLMKKTKQTISLFKEGKERMYEENSQPRRNLTKLSLIFSHMLAELKGIFPSGLFQGDTFRITKADAAEFWRKAFGEKTIVPWKSFRQALHEVHPISSGLEAMALKSTIDLTCNDYISVFEFDIFTRLFQPWSSLLRNWNSLAVTHPGYMAFLTYDEVKARLQKFIHKPGSYIFRLSCTRLGQWAIGYVTADGNILQTIPHNKPLFQALIDGFREGFYLFPDGRNQNPDLTGLCEPTPQDHIKVTQEQYELYCEMGSTFQLCKICAENDKDVKIEPCGHLMCTSCLTSWQESEGQGCPFCRCEIKGTEPIVVDPFDPRGSGSLLRQGVEGAPSPNYDDDDDERADDSLFMMKELAGAKVERPSSPFSMAPQASLPPVPPRLDLLQQRAPVPASTSVLGTASKAASGSLHKDKPLPIPPTLRDLPPPPPPDRPYSVGAEARPQRRPLPCTPGDCPSRDKLPPVPSSRPGDSWLSRPIPKVPVATPNPGDPWNGRELTNRHSLPFSLPSQMEPRADVPRLGSTFSLDTSMNMNSSPAAGPESEHPKMKPSSSASAIYSLAARPLPVPKLPPGEQGEGEEDTEYMTPTSRPVGVQKPEPKRPLEATQSSRACDCDQQIDSCTYEAMYNIQSQALSVVENSASGEGNMATAHTSTGPEESENEDDGYDVPKPPVPAVLARRTLSDISNASSSFGWLSLDGDPTNFNEGSQVPERPPKPFPRRINSERKASSYQQGGGATANPAATAPSPQLSSEIERLMSQGYSYQDIQKALVIAHNNIEMAKNILREFVSISSPAHVAT
- the Cbl gene encoding E3 ubiquitin-protein ligase CBL isoform X4, with protein sequence MLAELKGIFPSGLFQGDTFRITKADAAEFWRKAFGEKTIVPWKSFRQALHEVHPISSGLEAMALKSTIDLTCNDYISVFEFDIFTRLFQPWSSLLRNWNSLAVTHPGYMAFLTYDEVKARLQKFIHKPGSYIFRLSCTRLGQWAIGYVTADGNILQTIPHNKPLFQALIDGFREGFYLFPDGRNQNPDLTGLCEPTPQDHIKVTQEQYELYCEMGSTFQLCKICAENDKDVKIEPCGHLMCTSCLTSWQESEGQGCPFCRCEIKGTEPIVVDPFDPRGSGSLLRQGVEGAPSPNYDDDDDERADDSLFMMKELAGAKVERPSSPFSMAPQASLPPVPPRLDLLQQRAPVPASTSVLGTASKAASGSLHKDKPLPIPPTLRDLPPPPPPDRPYSVGAEARPQRRPLPCTPGDCPSRDKLPPVPSSRPGDSWLSRPIPKVPVATPNPGDPWNGRELTNRHSLPFSLPSQMEPRADVPRLGSTFSLDTSMNMNSSPAAGPESEHPKMKPSSSASAIYSLAARPLPVPKLPPGEQGEGEEDTEYMTPTSRPVGVQKPEPKRPLEATQSSRACDCDQQIDSCTYEAMYNIQSQALSVVENSASGEGNMATAHTSTGPEESENEDDGYDVPKPPVPAVLARRTLSDISNASSSFGWLSLDGDPTNFNEGSQVPERPPKPFPRRINSERKASSYQQGGGATANPAATAPSPQLSSEIERLMSQGYSYQDIQKALVIAHNNIEMAKNILREFVSISSPAHVAT